A stretch of the Streptosporangium sp. NBC_01755 genome encodes the following:
- a CDS encoding SRPBCC family protein: MIDLNVSIEMAHPAAEIWRIIADFGQDPRWRAGVTTMAPDPPGLVVPGTTADESITFGGRVHHTGSVVTSVVPGTEFAWRMISGIDAEGGRSVVPLAGDRCLVTVHLRIRLRGLQRLRVPFLRRGLRHKLQQDVRRLNDLVIARA, encoded by the coding sequence GTGATCGACCTGAACGTGTCGATCGAGATGGCACATCCGGCGGCCGAGATATGGCGGATCATCGCCGACTTCGGCCAGGACCCCCGATGGCGCGCGGGCGTGACCACCATGGCGCCGGACCCGCCGGGCCTCGTCGTTCCGGGCACCACCGCGGACGAATCCATCACTTTCGGGGGCCGTGTCCACCACACCGGCAGCGTGGTGACCTCGGTGGTTCCCGGGACGGAGTTCGCCTGGCGGATGATCTCGGGGATCGACGCCGAGGGTGGCAGGTCGGTCGTGCCGCTGGCCGGCGACCGGTGCCTGGTGACCGTTCACCTCAGGATCAGGCTCCGCGGCCTGCAGCGCCTGCGTGTCCCCTTTCTCAGACGCGGGCTCAGGCACAAGCTCCAGCAGGACGTCCGCCGCCTCAACGACCTGGTCATCGCGCGCGCGTGA
- a CDS encoding acyl--CoA ligase family protein produces MSTHVSQTPGAGIAAALSFDALTPTAFLDRAAAVHADRTAVIDGPLRLTYRELHLRCLRQAGALAGLGVRPGDRVAVLAANTPLLLESHFGVLYAGAVLVTLNIRLSAEELRHIIRHSGARLLLFDPEFAELAAAVAEPLEDLRVVDPGEYEALRADAAPHRVPVTDERALMALNYTSGTTGPPKGVMYHHRGAYLQALAMVGHFRLTSEAVFLWTLPMFHCNGWAFPWAVTAAGGVHVCLRKVDPPRVWQLIAAERVTMLCAAPTVLISLVEAAPAAFDGHRVTVAVGGAPPSPTLLQGCARVGFDVTHLYGLTETFGPAAICDWRPEWSALPDDEQAPLRARQGVSNLVSSAMRVLDADGLDVPWDGETIGEVALRGNTVMLGYYRDEKATRAAAPDGWFRTGDLGVLHPDGYLQLRDRAKDIIISGGENISSIEVEAALAGHPAVLEAAVVGVPDDRWGERPVAFVTLRPGAQASAEELRAYVRGRLAAFKAPDRIEFGELPKTSSGKIRKVLLRARADVG; encoded by the coding sequence GTGTCGACTCATGTCAGTCAGACGCCCGGCGCGGGCATCGCCGCCGCCCTGAGTTTCGATGCCCTCACCCCGACGGCCTTCCTCGACCGGGCCGCGGCGGTCCACGCCGACCGCACAGCGGTGATCGACGGGCCGCTCCGGCTGACCTACCGCGAGCTGCACCTGCGGTGCCTGCGCCAGGCGGGCGCGCTCGCCGGTCTGGGCGTGCGGCCGGGCGACCGCGTCGCCGTGCTCGCCGCCAACACCCCGCTGCTACTGGAGTCGCATTTCGGCGTGCTGTACGCGGGGGCGGTGCTGGTCACCCTCAACATCAGGCTCTCCGCCGAGGAACTGCGTCACATCATCCGGCACTCGGGCGCCCGGCTGCTGCTGTTCGATCCCGAGTTCGCCGAACTCGCCGCGGCGGTCGCCGAACCGCTGGAGGACCTGAGAGTCGTGGACCCGGGAGAGTACGAGGCGCTGCGCGCCGACGCCGCGCCGCACCGGGTGCCCGTGACGGACGAGCGCGCACTGATGGCCCTGAACTACACCAGCGGAACCACGGGTCCCCCCAAAGGGGTCATGTACCACCACCGGGGCGCCTACCTCCAGGCCCTGGCGATGGTCGGTCACTTCCGCCTCACATCGGAGGCCGTCTTCCTCTGGACGCTGCCGATGTTCCACTGCAACGGCTGGGCGTTCCCCTGGGCGGTCACGGCCGCCGGCGGCGTCCACGTCTGCCTGCGCAAAGTCGACCCACCCCGGGTGTGGCAGCTGATCGCCGCCGAGCGGGTCACCATGCTGTGCGCCGCGCCCACCGTGCTGATCTCCCTGGTCGAGGCCGCCCCCGCGGCGTTCGACGGCCACCGGGTGACGGTCGCGGTCGGCGGCGCGCCGCCGTCGCCCACCCTGCTCCAGGGCTGCGCCCGGGTCGGCTTCGACGTCACCCACCTGTACGGCCTGACCGAGACGTTCGGCCCGGCGGCCATCTGCGACTGGCGGCCGGAGTGGTCGGCCCTGCCCGACGACGAGCAGGCGCCGCTGCGCGCCCGCCAGGGCGTCTCGAACCTGGTGTCGTCCGCGATGCGCGTCCTCGACGCCGATGGCCTGGACGTGCCGTGGGACGGGGAGACGATCGGCGAGGTCGCGCTGCGGGGCAACACGGTGATGCTCGGCTACTACCGGGACGAGAAGGCCACCCGGGCCGCCGCGCCCGACGGCTGGTTCCGCACCGGCGACCTCGGCGTGCTGCATCCGGACGGCTACCTGCAACTGCGCGACCGCGCCAAGGACATCATCATCTCCGGCGGGGAGAACATCTCCTCGATCGAGGTCGAAGCGGCCCTGGCCGGCCATCCGGCGGTCCTGGAGGCGGCGGTGGTCGGCGTTCCCGACGATCGCTGGGGCGAGCGCCCGGTGGCCTTCGTGACCCTGCGCCCCGGCGCGCAGGCCTCGGCGGAGGAGCTGCGCGCGTACGTGCGCGGCCGGCTCGCCGCGTTCAAGGCACCGGACCGGATCGAGTTCGGGGAGCTGCCCAAGACGTCCTCCGGCAAGATCCGAAAGGTGCTGTTGCGGGCCCGTGCCGATGTCGGCTAG
- a CDS encoding IclR family transcriptional regulator, translated as MNPLVKSADRTLAILDLLTDHRDGLTLTEIQRRLEIPKSSTYTLLVTMVTRGFLEQDAETRRFRVGIRLWQAGQSYVAVSDLEQAALPYMETLRDTLNETVQLATLDGTDNVYIAKVDPDHQLRLASRVGVRLPAYATGIGKALLGQLDDEEIRERFAEIRFVQYTPQTIKSLPHLLAAVREVRENGYATDNSEYTPGVFCIAASFSGHRGGSRAAISVSIPEMRKTPALIATTIDNVRSTAHQLSLRMGYQDGASGNA; from the coding sequence ATGAACCCACTTGTCAAGTCGGCAGACCGTACCCTCGCGATTCTGGATCTGCTGACCGACCATCGCGACGGCCTGACCCTGACCGAGATCCAGCGCCGGCTGGAGATCCCGAAAAGCAGCACCTACACGCTGCTCGTCACGATGGTCACCCGCGGGTTCCTGGAACAGGACGCCGAGACGCGACGCTTCCGCGTCGGCATCCGGCTGTGGCAGGCGGGCCAGAGCTACGTCGCGGTCTCCGATCTGGAGCAGGCGGCGCTGCCGTACATGGAGACGCTGCGGGACACCTTGAACGAGACCGTCCAGCTGGCCACGCTCGACGGTACGGACAACGTCTACATCGCCAAGGTCGACCCCGACCACCAGCTGCGGCTCGCTTCCCGCGTCGGCGTCCGCCTGCCGGCCTACGCCACCGGGATCGGCAAGGCCCTGCTCGGCCAGCTCGACGACGAGGAGATCCGGGAACGATTCGCCGAGATCCGCTTCGTCCAGTACACCCCGCAGACCATCAAGTCGCTGCCCCATCTGCTCGCCGCCGTGCGCGAGGTGCGCGAGAACGGCTACGCGACCGACAACTCCGAGTACACCCCCGGCGTGTTCTGCATCGCCGCCTCCTTCAGCGGCCACCGGGGCGGCAGCCGCGCCGCGATCAGCGTCTCGATCCCCGAGATGCGTAAGACGCCGGCGCTCATCGCCACGACCATCGACAACGTCCGCTCGACCGCTCACCAGCTCTCGCTGCGCATGGGCTACCAGGACGGCGCGAGCGGCAACGCATAA
- a CDS encoding fumarylacetoacetate hydrolase family protein: MELFRFGPAGSERPGVRHEGREYHLTSLTTDLDGAFFAADGIERVAAALVTGGLAEADTAGQRIGSPIARPAAVVCIGMNYAAHAAESGAAPPEQPVVFLKHPGCVVGPDDEVILPAGSVKTDWEVELAVVMKRTPRYLSDPSEALDYVAGYALSNDLSERAFQLEVSGGQWSKGKCAETFNPLGPVLRPAAELRPDRLRLRSWVNGEPRQDSSTADMIFSVPELIVHLSHHMLLLPGDVISTGTPEGVGLSGRFPYLKAGDVVSMEIDGLGRQEQKVVDYQPAF, translated from the coding sequence ATGGAACTCTTCCGGTTCGGCCCCGCCGGGTCAGAACGTCCCGGCGTACGGCACGAAGGTCGCGAATACCACCTCACCTCGCTGACCACCGACCTTGACGGCGCGTTCTTCGCGGCCGACGGCATCGAGCGGGTCGCCGCCGCCCTGGTCACGGGCGGGCTCGCGGAGGCCGACACGGCCGGGCAGCGGATCGGGTCGCCCATCGCGCGACCGGCCGCCGTGGTGTGCATCGGGATGAACTACGCCGCCCACGCGGCCGAGTCCGGCGCGGCCCCGCCGGAGCAGCCAGTGGTCTTCCTGAAGCACCCGGGCTGCGTGGTCGGCCCGGACGACGAGGTGATCCTCCCTGCCGGCTCGGTCAAGACCGACTGGGAGGTCGAGCTCGCCGTGGTGATGAAGCGCACGCCACGCTATCTGAGCGACCCGTCCGAGGCCCTCGACTACGTGGCGGGCTACGCGCTCTCCAACGACCTGTCGGAGCGGGCGTTCCAGCTTGAGGTGTCGGGCGGGCAGTGGTCCAAGGGCAAGTGCGCCGAGACGTTCAACCCGCTCGGCCCGGTGCTGCGGCCCGCGGCCGAGCTCCGGCCCGACCGGCTGCGGCTGCGCTCCTGGGTGAACGGCGAGCCGCGGCAGGACTCCAGCACCGCCGACATGATCTTCTCGGTTCCCGAGCTGATCGTGCATCTGAGCCACCACATGCTGCTGCTGCCCGGCGACGTCATCAGTACCGGCACGCCCGAGGGCGTCGGCCTCTCCGGCCGCTTTCCGTACCTCAAGGCCGGCGACGTGGTGAGCATGGAGATCGACGGGCTGGGCCGGCAGGAGCAGAAGGTGGTGGACTACCAGCCCGCGTTCTGA
- a CDS encoding aldo/keto reductase, protein MTGIRPPTPRLIGSRQVGPVGLGGARWSLAAEPDEAAALATLHAAVDAGVTLVDTAPAYVPASCPGRSHNEELIARGLAAHPRGSSVLVATKGGHWRDPSGGFPVDARPETLRRHCLGSLAALGVPRIDLYQLHWPDPEVPIADSVGALARLREEGLVELVGVCNVGLVQLREATARTRVDAVQNRFSVLDRADRAVLDHCTAHGIAYLAYSPFGGPAGARGLAGRLPALGEIALARGVSAHEVAIAWLLAQSPVIVPIVGAGRPASVATAVRGAGLVLSEEELRSLDRAEPPTQNAGW, encoded by the coding sequence GTGACCGGGATCCGCCCGCCGACGCCCCGGCTGATCGGTTCGCGCCAGGTCGGCCCGGTCGGGCTGGGCGGCGCCCGCTGGTCCCTGGCCGCGGAGCCGGACGAGGCAGCCGCGCTCGCGACGCTGCACGCCGCCGTCGACGCCGGGGTGACGCTGGTGGACACCGCGCCCGCCTACGTCCCGGCCTCGTGTCCTGGGCGCAGCCACAACGAGGAGCTGATCGCGCGGGGCCTGGCCGCTCACCCGCGCGGCTCCTCGGTCCTGGTGGCCACCAAGGGCGGGCACTGGCGCGACCCGAGTGGCGGATTCCCGGTCGACGCCCGGCCGGAGACCCTGCGGCGGCACTGCCTGGGCAGCCTCGCCGCGCTCGGCGTCCCGCGGATCGACCTGTACCAGTTGCACTGGCCCGATCCGGAGGTGCCGATCGCCGACAGCGTCGGCGCGCTGGCCCGGTTGCGTGAGGAAGGTCTTGTCGAGCTCGTCGGGGTCTGCAACGTCGGGCTCGTTCAGCTACGGGAGGCCACCGCGCGGACCCGGGTCGACGCGGTGCAGAACCGCTTCTCCGTGCTGGACCGCGCCGATCGCGCGGTGCTGGACCACTGCACCGCGCACGGCATCGCCTACCTCGCCTACTCGCCGTTCGGCGGGCCCGCCGGGGCGCGCGGCCTGGCCGGCCGTCTGCCCGCGCTTGGCGAGATCGCGCTGGCGCGTGGCGTGAGCGCGCACGAGGTGGCCATCGCCTGGCTGCTGGCCCAGTCTCCGGTGATCGTTCCCATCGTCGGCGCCGGGCGCCCGGCCAGCGTCGCCACCGCCGTACGGGGGGCCGGGCTCGTCCTGAGCGAGGAGGAGCTGCGGTCGCTGGACCGGGCGGAGCCGCCGACTCAGAACGCGGGCTGGTAG
- a CDS encoding zinc-dependent alcohol dehydrogenase — protein MRALVFTKPSTVELLDVQDPPPVDGEVLVKVRAVGICGSELHGIRDSGFRRPPLIMGHEFAGTTPDGRRVTVNPLLSCGACDLCLMGRDHLCRERAILGIHRPGAFAEYVSVPEKALHPLAPSMSFETAAVIEPLANGVHALNLARPAEGARVAVLGAGTIGLVSMLVARRFSDQVVVCDLSRERLEVAGRLGATAVTTSLQGEFDIVVDAVGAAATHRMSVQHLRPGGTAVWVGLLSSDAAFDGQKIVREEKHVVGSYCYTAAEFAQAVKLAEEVALDWTSCFDLADGAAIFGELMTGRQDVVKALLRPWGEE, from the coding sequence ATGCGCGCTCTCGTCTTCACCAAGCCGAGCACCGTCGAACTGCTCGATGTCCAGGACCCCCCGCCGGTCGACGGTGAGGTCCTGGTCAAGGTCCGCGCGGTCGGCATCTGCGGCAGCGAGTTGCACGGCATCCGGGACAGCGGCTTCCGGCGGCCACCACTGATCATGGGTCACGAGTTCGCCGGGACCACCCCCGACGGCCGCCGGGTCACGGTCAACCCCCTGCTCAGCTGCGGGGCGTGCGACCTGTGCCTGATGGGCCGCGACCATCTCTGCCGCGAGCGAGCGATCCTGGGCATCCACCGGCCGGGGGCGTTCGCCGAGTACGTCTCCGTGCCGGAGAAGGCTCTGCATCCGCTCGCGCCGTCCATGTCGTTCGAGACGGCGGCGGTGATCGAGCCGCTGGCCAACGGCGTGCACGCGCTGAACCTGGCCCGCCCGGCCGAGGGCGCCCGCGTCGCCGTGCTGGGCGCCGGCACGATCGGCCTGGTCTCCATGCTCGTGGCCAGGCGGTTCTCCGACCAGGTGGTGGTCTGCGATCTGTCGAGGGAGCGGCTGGAGGTGGCCGGGCGCCTGGGCGCGACCGCCGTCACCACGTCTCTTCAGGGTGAGTTCGACATCGTCGTGGACGCCGTCGGCGCGGCGGCGACGCACCGTATGTCGGTGCAGCACCTGCGCCCGGGTGGCACGGCCGTGTGGGTGGGGCTGCTCAGCAGCGATGCCGCCTTCGACGGGCAGAAGATCGTTCGCGAGGAGAAGCATGTCGTCGGTTCGTACTGCTACACGGCGGCCGAGTTCGCCCAGGCGGTGAAGCTCGCCGAGGAGGTCGCGCTGGACTGGACGTCCTGTTTCGACCTGGCCGACGGCGCGGCCATCTTCGGTGAGCTGATGACGGGCCGCCAGGATGTCGTCAAGGCGCTGCTGCGCCCATGGGGAGAGGAGTGA
- a CDS encoding NAD(P)-dependent oxidoreductase, with protein MNTHIVITDTNLGDGSIERDVLVPVFEVSHHDARTEEEVLKVGADADGLLVQWAPLTERVLSGLPRLRAVVRYGIGLDNIDLAAAARLGIEVRNVDDYCLAEVADHAVASVYAHNRRLTAASRSYTVRGWTTEGIAAPLPPGEDPVGIAGFGRIGRAVARRATALGFPVHVWDPYVTDLPSDVTGHTTLSGLAAAVNHLTLHVPSTEQTRGIVGRAVLDALGPAGHLVNTARGALVEEAALLAALEAGTLGFASLDVLAGEPPSGISAELAGHDRVLVTPHVAYLSTRSLPMLQRRAAEIMRDLLTAAG; from the coding sequence TTGAACACGCACATCGTCATCACCGACACCAACCTGGGGGACGGCTCCATCGAGCGCGACGTCCTGGTCCCCGTCTTCGAGGTGAGCCACCACGACGCCAGGACCGAGGAGGAGGTGCTCAAGGTAGGCGCGGACGCCGACGGCCTGCTGGTGCAGTGGGCGCCGCTGACCGAGCGGGTCCTTTCCGGGCTGCCCCGGCTGCGCGCGGTCGTGCGGTACGGGATCGGCCTGGACAACATCGACCTGGCCGCCGCCGCCCGGCTGGGCATCGAGGTCCGCAACGTGGACGACTACTGCCTGGCCGAGGTGGCCGACCACGCGGTCGCGTCGGTCTACGCCCACAACCGCAGGCTCACCGCGGCGAGCCGCTCCTACACCGTCAGGGGATGGACCACCGAGGGCATCGCCGCGCCGCTGCCCCCCGGCGAGGACCCGGTCGGCATCGCCGGGTTCGGGCGGATCGGCCGTGCGGTCGCCCGGCGCGCCACCGCACTCGGCTTCCCGGTGCACGTGTGGGATCCGTACGTCACCGACCTGCCCTCCGACGTCACCGGACATACGACGCTGTCCGGCCTGGCCGCGGCCGTCAACCACCTCACGCTGCACGTGCCCTCGACCGAGCAGACCCGCGGCATCGTCGGCCGGGCGGTGCTCGACGCGCTCGGCCCGGCCGGGCATCTGGTCAACACCGCCAGGGGCGCCCTGGTGGAGGAGGCCGCGCTGCTGGCCGCACTGGAGGCGGGCACGCTGGGCTTCGCCTCGCTGGACGTACTGGCCGGGGAGCCGCCGTCCGGGATCTCGGCGGAGCTGGCCGGGCACGACCGCGTGCTGGTGACCCCGCATGTCGCCTACCTCTCGACGCGGTCGCTGCCGATGCTCCAGCGGCGGGCCGCCGAGATCATGCGCGACCTGCTGACGGCGGCGGGCTGA
- a CDS encoding SDR family NAD(P)-dependent oxidoreductase translates to MDWTDRVGIVTGAASGIGAATALRFAARGMHVIGFDIDEAGLAATREAIEQAGGTATAEVVDVGDDEAVRRAVGGIGAAHGRLDAVVNCAVNFLARGLDVTPPEWDRVLRVNVQGISNVVRAAHPLLARSEAGAIVNTASVSAHVAQPARWTYNTTKGAILTLTKCMAMDLAPDGIRVNAVSPGWIWTPEVSRAAHGDRAAWEPIWGRFHLLRRLGEPDEVARAIAFLCSSDASFITGVELPVDGGYLAMGPEGLGEDSSFAGSAPATRTDSDSRDPR, encoded by the coding sequence ATGGACTGGACGGATCGTGTCGGCATCGTGACCGGCGCCGCGTCGGGCATCGGCGCGGCCACGGCCCTGCGCTTCGCCGCGCGCGGCATGCACGTGATCGGGTTCGACATCGACGAGGCGGGCCTGGCCGCCACCCGCGAGGCGATCGAGCAGGCGGGCGGCACGGCCACCGCCGAGGTGGTCGACGTCGGCGACGACGAGGCGGTACGACGCGCCGTCGGCGGCATCGGGGCCGCGCACGGCCGCCTGGACGCGGTGGTCAACTGCGCGGTGAACTTCCTGGCCCGGGGGCTGGACGTGACGCCGCCGGAGTGGGACCGGGTGCTCCGGGTCAACGTGCAGGGCATCAGCAACGTGGTGCGGGCGGCGCATCCGCTGCTGGCCCGCTCAGAGGCGGGGGCGATCGTCAACACCGCCAGCGTCTCCGCCCACGTCGCCCAGCCGGCGCGGTGGACCTACAACACCACCAAGGGCGCCATCCTGACGCTGACCAAGTGCATGGCGATGGATCTCGCCCCGGACGGCATCCGGGTCAACGCGGTCAGCCCGGGATGGATCTGGACGCCCGAGGTGAGCCGGGCCGCGCACGGCGACCGGGCCGCCTGGGAACCGATCTGGGGCCGCTTCCACCTGCTGCGCCGCCTGGGCGAACCGGACGAGGTGGCCCGCGCCATCGCCTTCCTGTGCTCCAGCGACGCCAGCTTCATCACCGGCGTGGAACTGCCCGTGGACGGCGGCTATCTGGCCATGGGTCCTGAGGGCCTGGGCGAGGACTCCAGCTTCGCCGGATCCGCTCCGGCGACGCGCACCGACAGCGATTCGAGGGACCCGCGTTGA
- a CDS encoding ABC transporter substrate-binding protein: MRVPYRGSRVGRATVLLLASATAITMSACTVQDGSTTSGAPAATDAVPKAGGTLTVSGGADLTTLDPSKGSANTMALIGSAVYDTLMAVPKIGDQPEPNLAKSLVESDDQMSWEMTLPTGVQFSDGTPFNAEAVKFNLDRNRAEGSTAAALLSSIDSVEAKDDSTVVIKMKQPFSNLPYVFAYDGSGTAGYVASPTALKQYGDDYTAHAAGVGPYKLQSWSPGSPVELVRNPNYWNKNKQAYLDKVVVKTIADPQSAYQALLAGDIDLMATTSSTLMKTAKANTQVNFVQGVGGDQDSIILNVTRPPFDDQRIRQAVSKALNRQEIVDLTTEGLGKPAVSLFPEGNPFHGTEANPEYDLAGAKELIKAYETETGKKASFTYTCNNARAATDVIVSQLKAAGFDVKLDALESSAWLAQFFGKKYESICWTMAGFLTPDLLPYRFLHSSGDLNTGGFKDAAFDEKAEAARVTGSPEEQKKLWNEADAVLTSRLPWVWTTSAPIGFIWSKRVHSIDLDEPGRLRYSVPSFLNAWVSG, encoded by the coding sequence ATGCGCGTCCCATATCGGGGTAGCCGCGTGGGCAGGGCGACCGTCCTCCTCCTCGCGTCCGCCACGGCGATCACCATGTCCGCCTGCACGGTGCAGGACGGCAGCACCACCTCCGGCGCCCCCGCCGCCACCGATGCCGTCCCGAAGGCCGGGGGAACCCTGACCGTCAGTGGCGGGGCCGACCTGACCACCCTCGACCCCTCCAAGGGCTCGGCCAACACGATGGCGCTGATCGGCTCGGCGGTCTACGACACGCTGATGGCGGTGCCGAAGATCGGCGATCAGCCGGAGCCGAACCTGGCCAAGTCACTGGTCGAGAGCGATGACCAGATGAGCTGGGAGATGACGCTGCCCACGGGCGTCCAGTTCAGCGACGGAACGCCCTTCAACGCCGAGGCGGTGAAGTTCAACCTCGACCGGAACAGGGCCGAGGGCTCGACCGCGGCGGCGCTGCTGTCCTCCATCGACTCGGTCGAGGCCAAGGACGACAGCACGGTCGTCATCAAGATGAAGCAGCCCTTCAGCAACCTGCCGTACGTGTTCGCCTACGACGGCTCCGGCACCGCCGGGTACGTGGCCTCCCCGACGGCGTTGAAGCAGTACGGCGACGACTACACCGCGCACGCCGCCGGGGTCGGGCCGTACAAGCTCCAGTCGTGGTCGCCGGGCAGCCCGGTGGAACTGGTCCGCAACCCCAACTACTGGAACAAGAACAAGCAGGCCTACCTGGACAAGGTCGTGGTCAAGACCATCGCCGACCCGCAGAGCGCCTACCAGGCACTCCTGGCCGGGGACATCGACCTGATGGCGACCACCTCCTCGACGCTGATGAAGACGGCCAAGGCGAACACCCAGGTCAACTTCGTCCAGGGCGTCGGCGGCGACCAGGACAGCATCATCCTCAACGTGACCAGGCCCCCCTTCGACGACCAGCGGATACGCCAGGCGGTGTCGAAGGCGCTCAACCGCCAGGAGATCGTCGACCTGACCACCGAGGGCCTGGGCAAGCCCGCCGTCAGCCTCTTCCCCGAGGGCAACCCCTTCCACGGCACCGAGGCCAACCCGGAGTACGACCTCGCGGGGGCCAAGGAGCTGATCAAGGCGTACGAGACGGAGACCGGCAAGAAGGCCTCCTTCACCTACACCTGCAACAACGCCAGGGCGGCCACCGACGTCATCGTCTCCCAGCTCAAGGCGGCCGGGTTCGACGTGAAGCTGGACGCGCTGGAGAGTTCCGCCTGGCTGGCGCAGTTCTTCGGCAAGAAGTACGAGTCGATCTGCTGGACGATGGCCGGCTTCCTCACCCCGGACCTGCTGCCGTACCGGTTCCTGCACTCGAGCGGCGATCTGAACACCGGCGGGTTCAAGGACGCCGCCTTCGACGAGAAGGCCGAAGCGGCCCGCGTCACCGGGAGTCCCGAGGAGCAGAAGAAGCTGTGGAACGAGGCGGACGCCGTCCTGACCAGCCGGCTCCCGTGGGTGTGGACGACCAGCGCGCCGATCGGCTTCATCTGGTCCAAGCGGGTGCACAGCATCGACCTCGACGAGCCGGGCCGGCTGCGCTACAGCGTGCCGAGCTTCCTGAACGCGTGGGTGTCGGGCTGA
- a CDS encoding ABC transporter ATP-binding protein yields MTEQKQPIFTLENGSVRYGGGPEAVSDVSVRLYRGEILGLVGESGCGKSTTARAMLGLVPLSGGRLTLHGTPVGVHDRRLRASVQAIFQNPAASFNPKRSLLDSVAEPLRVHGQGTSKERRARALAELDRVGVTEQMAVRRPNEVSGGQCQRAAIARATILRPEVLVCDEPVSALDVSIQAQILELLAELRTEQGLAMLFISHDLGVVASLCDRTAVMYAGRVVEQGAAPDIANRPRHPYSVALQDAVPSLDLTADPEPRIRTRTGTDDVDGRLLPGCRFAALCPSVTSACTATPPALDELSPRHEVACYHPFEPAVR; encoded by the coding sequence ATGACGGAACAGAAGCAGCCGATCTTCACGCTGGAGAACGGCTCCGTGCGGTACGGCGGCGGCCCCGAAGCCGTCTCGGATGTCTCGGTGCGGCTCTACCGAGGGGAGATCCTCGGTCTGGTCGGGGAGTCCGGCTGCGGCAAGTCCACCACGGCACGGGCGATGCTCGGCCTGGTCCCACTGAGCGGCGGCCGGTTGACGCTGCACGGCACGCCCGTGGGCGTCCACGATCGGCGGCTGCGGGCATCGGTGCAGGCGATCTTCCAGAACCCGGCCGCGTCGTTCAACCCGAAGAGGTCGCTGCTCGACTCGGTCGCCGAGCCGCTGCGGGTGCACGGCCAGGGCACCTCGAAGGAACGGCGCGCGCGGGCGCTGGCCGAGCTCGACCGGGTCGGCGTCACCGAGCAGATGGCGGTCCGCCGACCGAACGAGGTCTCCGGAGGCCAGTGCCAGCGGGCCGCGATCGCCCGGGCCACGATCCTGCGGCCCGAGGTGCTCGTCTGCGACGAGCCGGTCTCCGCGCTGGACGTCTCCATCCAGGCGCAGATCCTGGAACTGCTGGCCGAACTGCGCACCGAGCAGGGCCTGGCCATGCTGTTCATCTCCCACGACCTCGGCGTCGTCGCGTCCCTGTGCGACCGGACCGCCGTGATGTACGCCGGGCGGGTGGTCGAGCAGGGCGCCGCGCCGGACATCGCCAACAGGCCACGCCACCCCTACTCGGTCGCCCTCCAGGACGCCGTGCCGTCACTGGATCTGACCGCCGACCCCGAGCCCCGGATCCGTACCAGGACCGGGACCGACGACGTGGACGGCCGGCTCCTGCCCGGCTGCCGCTTCGCCGCGCTGTGCCCGTCCGTCACCTCTGCCTGCACGGCCACTCCGCCCGCGCTGGACGAGCTGTCCCCGCGGCACGAGGTCGCCTGCTACCACCCGTTCGAGCCCGCTGTCCGCTGA